Proteins co-encoded in one Actinobacillus succinogenes 130Z genomic window:
- the rpiB gene encoding ribose 5-phosphate isomerase B, with product MKIAIGCDEAAYRLKVEIMKHLDAIGVEYDDFGAGEGDVVLYPDVAEAVAVAVAEGKYERAILTCGTGIGMCITANKVPGVRAAVCHDVFSTERSRKSNDAQIMCLGERVIGVELAKSLIDVWFKCDFAGGGSAPKVARINEIDAKYHK from the coding sequence ATGAAAATTGCAATTGGATGTGATGAAGCGGCATATCGTTTAAAAGTTGAAATTATGAAACATTTAGATGCTATTGGCGTTGAATATGACGATTTCGGCGCAGGCGAGGGCGATGTGGTGCTATACCCCGATGTTGCGGAAGCCGTAGCCGTCGCTGTGGCGGAAGGCAAATATGAACGTGCCATTTTAACCTGCGGTACGGGGATCGGCATGTGCATTACAGCGAATAAAGTACCAGGTGTGCGGGCTGCGGTCTGTCACGACGTATTTTCTACGGAACGTTCGCGCAAAAGTAATGATGCGCAAATTATGTGCTTAGGCGAACGTGTAATCGGTGTCGAATTAGCCAAATCTCTGATTGATGTTTGGTTTAAATGTGATTTTGCCGGCGGCGGTTCCGCACCGAAAGTTGCACGTATCAATGAAATTGATGCGAAATACCACAAATAA
- a CDS encoding four-carbon acid sugar kinase family protein: MPVIGVVADDLTGATTTGVLLARSGSKTTVFFHTEAAEKLNDEINSESLLISTSSRPLPKHEAYKAVQKATALLNKLGVQYFTKRIDTTMRGGVGVEIDAMLDILPEDTIAIVVPAMPQSRRILVGGYSVIDGVALTKTPVAQDVRTPVKEGFIPALLAAQTRHHVGQVTLNDVMRGIYEIKIALMEQIRLGNRVIVVDAITLEDVSNIAHACLLLENHILAVDPGPFTAALGFHRGLIHKEEPNIPPKNGDGCAEGKTVLVVAGSATPVTKLQMEVLCRDERNVCISVDPLLMIEGGEIADKEAKRVVKRMKDYMSDKVPPRAVLLETALHGPLLNLTEEDEKRNYVSGESAERINAGLGMIVADIFDAVGADRFAGIYATGGDTMVNVCNQLGVAAIEMIDYVIPQADIGRLVGKFDNKMPIVGKGGLTGDEHTACKIVDRLFLEACRDENN; the protein is encoded by the coding sequence ATGCCTGTAATCGGAGTTGTCGCAGACGATTTAACCGGAGCCACTACAACGGGGGTGTTGTTAGCACGTTCCGGTTCGAAAACTACGGTATTTTTCCACACCGAGGCGGCGGAAAAATTAAATGACGAAATTAATTCGGAATCATTACTTATCAGTACCAGCAGTCGACCGTTGCCGAAACATGAGGCTTATAAAGCCGTGCAAAAAGCGACCGCACTTTTAAATAAACTGGGGGTGCAATATTTTACCAAACGGATTGATACCACTATGCGCGGCGGTGTCGGAGTGGAAATCGATGCCATGCTGGATATTTTGCCGGAAGATACGATTGCGATCGTTGTTCCTGCGATGCCTCAATCCCGCCGGATTTTAGTGGGCGGTTATTCCGTGATTGACGGAGTAGCGTTAACCAAAACGCCGGTGGCGCAAGATGTAAGAACGCCGGTAAAAGAAGGCTTTATTCCGGCTTTACTGGCGGCACAAACCCGTCATCATGTGGGGCAGGTTACGTTGAACGATGTCATGCGCGGCATCTATGAAATTAAAATCGCTTTAATGGAGCAAATTCGTCTCGGTAATCGCGTCATCGTGGTTGACGCCATTACTTTAGAAGACGTTTCCAATATTGCCCATGCTTGTCTGTTACTGGAAAACCACATTCTTGCCGTGGATCCGGGGCCTTTTACGGCGGCACTCGGCTTTCATCGCGGTCTTATTCATAAAGAAGAACCGAATATTCCGCCGAAAAACGGTGACGGTTGTGCCGAAGGTAAAACCGTATTGGTGGTTGCCGGTAGTGCGACACCGGTAACTAAGCTACAAATGGAAGTGCTATGTCGTGATGAGCGTAATGTCTGTATTTCCGTTGATCCGTTATTAATGATTGAAGGCGGTGAAATTGCGGACAAAGAAGCTAAACGGGTGGTGAAACGGATGAAAGACTATATGTCGGATAAAGTGCCGCCCCGAGCGGTTTTACTGGAAACCGCATTACACGGACCGTTGCTGAATCTGACTGAAGAAGACGAAAAACGCAATTATGTTTCGGGCGAAAGTGCGGAACGGATTAATGCCGGTTTAGGCATGATTGTGGCGGATATTTTTGATGCCGTGGGCGCTGATCGTTTTGCCGGTATTTACGCTACGGGCGGCGATACGATGGTGAATGTGTGTAATCAGTTGGGCGTTGCGGCAATTGAAATGATCGACTACGTCATTCCTCAGGCTGACATCGGTCGTTTAGTGGGGAAATTCGATAACAAAATGCCTATTGTCGGCAAAGGCGGATTAACTGGTGATGAACATACCGCTTGTAAGATTGTGGATCGACTGTTCTTAGAAGCGTGTAGAGATGAAAATAATTAA
- the pdxA gene encoding 4-hydroxythreonine-4-phosphate dehydrogenase PdxA, protein MGKKPVIALTMGDPAGIGPEIVVDTMLSKEIHDVCKPFVIGSIAILERAAKVRGASLKYRKIDDPAEAKYEYGTADVLETGDYDTDSIKWGEVQALAGQMSYDWVMKSIELGMAHKIDAVSTAPIHKRAIKLVGVKEPGHTEIYQNETHSPYGLTMFSCHKLRVFFVSRHMSVIDACKYATKERVLEDVKNIDKELRNIGIENPLIAVAALNPHGGDNGLFGREEIDELIPAVEAAKAAGINVTGPVPADSVFHIGKSGKYDAILSLYHDQGHIACKTLDFEKSVTITFGLPFMRSSVDHGTAFDIAGQNIANGVSMIESTKVLAEYTAKYMNKKS, encoded by the coding sequence ATGGGTAAAAAACCTGTCATCGCACTAACCATGGGGGATCCGGCGGGTATCGGTCCGGAAATTGTCGTGGATACCATGTTGAGCAAAGAAATTCACGATGTATGCAAACCTTTTGTTATCGGCAGCATTGCTATTCTTGAGCGTGCAGCCAAAGTGAGAGGGGCGTCGCTGAAATATCGCAAAATCGATGATCCCGCCGAGGCTAAATATGAATACGGTACGGCGGATGTACTGGAAACCGGGGATTACGATACGGATTCCATCAAATGGGGTGAAGTCCAGGCTTTAGCGGGACAAATGTCTTATGACTGGGTGATGAAATCCATTGAGTTGGGTATGGCGCATAAAATTGATGCGGTCTCCACCGCACCGATTCATAAACGTGCCATTAAGTTGGTCGGGGTAAAGGAACCGGGTCATACCGAAATTTATCAAAACGAAACCCATTCGCCTTACGGCCTGACTATGTTCAGCTGCCATAAACTGCGGGTATTTTTCGTCAGCCGCCATATGTCGGTGATCGACGCCTGTAAATATGCCACAAAAGAACGGGTGCTGGAGGATGTAAAAAATATCGATAAAGAATTGCGCAATATCGGTATCGAAAATCCGCTCATCGCCGTCGCGGCGTTAAATCCGCACGGCGGCGATAACGGGTTATTCGGTCGCGAAGAAATTGACGAATTGATTCCGGCCGTGGAAGCGGCGAAAGCGGCGGGCATAAACGTTACCGGTCCGGTGCCGGCGGATTCCGTGTTCCATATCGGTAAATCCGGTAAATACGACGCTATTTTGTCGCTATATCACGACCAAGGCCATATTGCCTGCAAAACCTTAGACTTTGAAAAATCCGTCACCATTACTTTCGGTTTACCGTTTATGCGCAGTTCCGTGGATCACGGTACGGCATTCGATATTGCCGGTCAAAACATTGCCAACGGCGTCAGTATGATCGAATCCACAAAAGTGCTTGCCGAATATACCGCTAAGTACATGAACAAAAAATCGTAA
- a CDS encoding DeoR/GlpR family DNA-binding transcription regulator, which translates to MAQYSEREQQILTVLEQQQYVDNIELSRLLNCSVVTIRTAIRSLEKQGALIRTHGGALPTPPMISISLPAGNIFKDRENKLKIAEKAYQYVNDRDTIILDDSSNSFYLAQVIKRYADKYLVIITNSLYVACELANTNNIEIMLIGGLISGKIPASMGESAIDMMKNFRASKAFIGVHGVHPEIGITSIGNDQMQIKKLIFEIAKEVYVLTCSNKFVTEHLFVSAPLNRVHKIITDKGISLKFYNLLKNVTSVDVVK; encoded by the coding sequence ATGGCCCAATACAGCGAAAGGGAACAGCAAATATTGACAGTTCTGGAACAACAACAATATGTAGATAATATTGAATTAAGCCGGTTACTGAATTGTTCCGTAGTAACGATTCGTACGGCTATCCGATCGTTAGAAAAACAAGGCGCACTAATCCGTACTCACGGCGGAGCGCTGCCGACCCCACCGATGATTTCCATCTCTTTGCCAGCGGGCAATATATTCAAAGATCGCGAAAATAAGTTAAAAATCGCTGAAAAAGCCTACCAGTACGTCAATGATCGCGACACGATCATTCTTGACGACTCTTCTAACAGCTTTTATTTGGCGCAAGTGATTAAACGCTATGCCGATAAATATTTAGTGATTATCACCAACTCCCTCTATGTAGCATGCGAACTTGCCAATACCAATAATATTGAAATTATGCTGATCGGCGGGCTCATTTCCGGCAAGATTCCGGCATCCATGGGAGAAAGCGCTATAGACATGATGAAAAATTTCAGAGCAAGCAAGGCTTTTATCGGCGTACACGGCGTTCATCCGGAAATCGGCATTACTTCTATCGGTAACGATCAAATGCAAATCAAAAAACTTATTTTTGAAATTGCTAAAGAAGTTTATGTGCTAACCTGCAGCAATAAATTCGTCACGGAGCATTTATTCGTCTCCGCGCCGTTAAACAGAGTGCATAAAATTATTACCGATAAAGGTATTTCGTTAAAATTTTACAACCTGCTCAAAAACGTTACATCCGTCGATGTGGTTAAATAA
- a CDS encoding triose-phosphate isomerase yields the protein MTKKIYFGTNLKMYKGNAEAVDYLTKLSELADTLPADKNLELFVIPSFTTLSDAIAAVRSIPSKHPIMIGAQNMNPNDSGQFTGDISPLMLKELGVQLVMIGHSERRHVFRETDQEENAKVLAALKHQFVTLLCVGETLEQKNYGISDEILRTQLKIGLHGVTPDQLSLLRVAYEPVWAIGTAGIPASAGYADEKQAVIKQCLIELFGEEGDKIPVFYGGSVNPENAPELFVQPHIDGLFIGRSAWEVDKFHALMSGLLTK from the coding sequence ATGACCAAGAAAATCTATTTCGGGACTAATCTGAAAATGTACAAAGGTAATGCGGAAGCGGTGGATTATCTAACCAAACTGTCCGAATTAGCGGATACATTGCCGGCGGATAAAAATCTGGAATTATTTGTCATCCCTTCATTTACTACCTTAAGCGACGCTATCGCCGCCGTACGCAGCATACCTTCCAAACATCCGATTATGATCGGTGCGCAAAATATGAATCCGAACGATTCGGGGCAATTTACCGGCGATATTTCGCCCCTCATGCTGAAAGAACTGGGCGTACAATTAGTAATGATCGGACATTCCGAACGACGTCACGTATTCCGTGAAACGGATCAGGAAGAAAATGCTAAAGTATTGGCGGCTCTTAAACATCAATTTGTCACTTTACTTTGTGTCGGTGAAACCCTGGAACAAAAAAACTACGGTATTTCCGACGAAATATTAAGAACCCAACTAAAAATCGGTCTACACGGCGTCACACCGGATCAATTATCGTTGCTGCGTGTCGCTTATGAGCCGGTTTGGGCAATCGGCACCGCCGGTATCCCCGCTTCCGCCGGTTATGCCGATGAAAAACAAGCGGTAATCAAACAATGTCTGATCGAATTATTCGGTGAAGAAGGCGACAAGATCCCGGTTTTCTACGGTGGCAGCGTGAATCCGGAAAATGCACCGGAATTATTCGTCCAACCGCATATCGACGGATTATTCATCGGACGCAGCGCCTGGGAAGTGGATAAATTCCATGCGCTAATGTCCGGTTTATTGACAAAATAA